Proteins encoded by one window of Leopardus geoffroyi isolate Oge1 chromosome X, O.geoffroyi_Oge1_pat1.0, whole genome shotgun sequence:
- the FAM3A gene encoding protein FAM3A isoform X2 — protein sequence MRLAGPLRIVALIVTVGLTWIVVSILLGGPGSGFPRIQQLFSSPENSATAEPRARKYKCGLPQPCPEEHLAFRMVSGAANVIGPKICLEDKMLMSSVKDNVGRGLNIALVNDVNDLLKFIRPLHEGTLVFVASYDDPATKMNEETRKLFSDLGSKNVKDLAFRDSWVFVGAKGVQNKSPFEQHVKNSKHTNKYEGWPEALEMEGCIPRRTTAG from the exons ATGAGGTTGGCAG GCCCCCTCCGCATTGTGGCCCTGATTGTCACCGTGGGCCTCACCTGGATCGTGGTCAGCATTCTCCTAGGTGGGCCTGGCAGTGGCTTTCCTCGTATCCAGCAACTCTTCTCCA GCCCAGAGAACTCAGCGACTGCAG AGCCACGAGCCAGGAAGTACAAATGCGGCCTGCCCCAGCCATGTCCCGAGGAGCACCTGGCCTTCCGCATGGTCAGCGGGGCCGCCAATGTCATCGGACCAAAGATCTGCCTCGAAGACAAGAT GCTCATGAGCAGTGTCAAGGACAACGTGGGCCGTGGACTGAACATCGCCCTGGTGAACG ATGTCAACGATCTGCTGAAGTTTATTCGGCCACTGCATGAAGGTACCCTGGTGTTTGTGGCATCGTACGACGACCCAGCCACCAA GATGAACGAGGAGACCAGGAAGCTTTTCAGTGATCTGGGCAGCAAGAATGTGAAGGACCTGGCCTTCCGGGACAGCTGGGTGTTTGTGGGGGCCAAGGGCGTGCAGAACAAGAGCCCCTTTGAGCAG CACGTGAAGAACAGTAAGCACACCAATAAGTACGAAGGCTGGCCCGAGGCCCTGGAGATGGAAGGCTGCATCCCCAGGAGGACGACGGCTGGCTAG
- the SLC10A3 gene encoding P3 protein isoform X1 — translation MQSWTKASRQAPWRERGPAPHPRTPISPPSARRVGQEELCHQGAQHRARPGPWTLLRTAQRHQRGCSPKPQRAWPHCTRRRAMVFRRGRSSSQRWPRLGGGGGCRGPLGMLRASLLLASLPLGARGTASASLSTALGHRVPLTGGRYLSIGDGSVMEFEFPEESEGIIVISSQYPGQGNRTGPGPMLRVTSLDTEVLTIKNVSAITWGGGGGFVVSIHSGLPGLAPLLIQLLDPHEAPPMLIEERRDFRIKVSPAEDAPATLGADLVHFSENPILYLLLPLIFVNKCSFGCKVELEVLKGLLQSPQPVLLGLLGQFLVMPFYAFLMAKVFVLPKALALGLIITCSSPGGGGSYLFSLLLGGDVTLAISMTFISTVAATGFLPLSSAVYSRLLSIHETLHVPISKILGTLLFIAIPIAAGVVIRSKLPKFSQLLLHVIKPFSFVLLLGGLFLAYRMGVFILAGVRLPIVLVGLTVPLVGLLVGYCLATCLKLPAAQRRTVSIEVGVQNSLLALAMLQLSLRRLQADYASQAPFIVALSGTSEMLALVVGHLIYSSLCPVP, via the exons ATGCAAAGCTGGACCAAGGCCTCCAGG CAGGctccctggagagagagaggacctgCCCCCCATCCCAGGACCCCCATCTCACCACCGTCCGCACGTAGGGTAGGCCAG GAAGAGCTCTGCCATCAAGGAGCACAGCACAGGGCCAGGCCCGGCCCATGGACCCTTCTCCGGACGGCCCAACGGCACCAGCGGGGCTGTTCTCCTAAGCCACAGAGGGCCTGGCCACACTGTACTCGGCGAAGAGCCATGGTGTTCAGGAGGGGCAGAAGCAGCTCCCAGCGGTGGCCTCGCCTGGGAGGGGGTGGCGGTTGCCGAGGCCCCCTAGGCATGCTCAGGGCTTCCTTGCTTCTGGCCAGCCTGCCTTTGGGGGCCAGGGGAACAGCTAGTGCCAGCCTCAGCACAGctctgggccacagggtgcccctGACAGGGGGCCGATACTTGAGCATTGGGGACGGCTCTGTGATGGAGTTTGAGTTCCCAGAGGAGAGCGAGGGCATCATTGTGATCTCGAGCCAGTACCCGGGCCAGGGCAACAGGACAGGGCCTGGCCCCATGCTGAGGGTCACCTCCCTCGACACGGAGGTGCTGACCATCAAGAATGTGAGTGCCATCAcctggggcggtgggggcggcTTCGTGGTGAGCATCCACTCGGGCCTGCCTGGGCTAGCCCCGCTCCTCATTCAGCTCCTGGACCCCCATGAGGCCCCGCCCATGCTAATCGAGGAACGGAGAGATTTCCGCATCAAGGTCTCACCTGCCGAAGATGCTCCCGCCACCCTCGGCGCTGACCTGGTCCACTTCTCAGAGAACCCGATTCTCTACTTGCTCCTGCCTCTGATCTTTGTCAACAAGTGTTCATTTGGGTGCAAAGTGGAACTCGAGGTTCTGAAAGGGCTCCTGCAGAGCCCCCAGCCCGTGCTGCTGGGCCTCCTGGGCCAGTTTTTGGTCATGCCCTTCTATGCTTTCCTGATGGCCAAGGTCTTCGTGCTGCCCAAGGCCCTGGCTCTAGGCCTCATCATCACCTGCTCGTCACCCGGCGGCGGGGGGAGCTACCTCTTCAGCCTCCTCCTCGGAGGGGACGTCACCCTGGCCATCTCCATGACGTTCATCTCAACGGTGGCTGCCACCGGTTTCCTGCCGCTGTCCTCCGCCGTCTACAGCCGCCTGCTCAGCATCCACGAAACGCTCCACGTGCCCATCTCCAAGATCCTGGGGACCCTGCTATTCATCGCCATCCCCATAGCAGCCGGCGTGGTGATCAGGTCCAAGCTCCCCAAGTTCTCCCAGCTGCTGCTGCACGTCATCAAGCCTTTCAGCTTCGTGCTGCTCCTGGGTGGCCTCTTCCTGGCCTACCGCATGGGGGTCTTCATCCTGGCGGGTGTCAGGCTCCCTATCGTGCTGGTGGGCCTCACGGTGCCCCTGGTCGGCCTCCTGGTGGGCTACTGCCTGGCCACGTGCCTGAAGCTGCCGGCGGCACAGCGGCGGACGGTCAGCATTGAGGTAGGGGTCCAGAACAGCCTGCTGGCCTTGGCCATGCTGCAGCTGTCCCTCCGTCGCCTTCAAGCCGACTACGCCTCCCAGGCCCCCTTCATTGTAGCGCTGAGCGGCACCTCGGAGATGCTGGCCTTGGTTGTTGGCCACCTCATCTATAGCAGCCTGTGCCCAGTCCCCTGA
- the SLC10A3 gene encoding P3 protein isoform X3, whose product MQSWTKASRQAPWRERGPAPHPRTPISPPSARRVGQEELCHQGAQHRARPGPWTLLRTAQRHQRGCSPKPQRAWPHCTRRRAMVFRRGRSSSQRWPRLGGGGGCRGPLGMLRASLLLASLPLGARGTASASLSTALGHRVPLTGGRYLSIGDGSVMEFEFPEESEGIIVISSQYPGQGNRTGPGPMLRVTSLDTEVLTIKNLLDPHEAPPMLIEERRDFRIKVSPAEDAPATLGADLVHFSENPILYLLLPLIFVNKCSFGCKVELEVLKGLLQSPQPVLLGLLGQFLVMPFYAFLMAKVFVLPKALALGLIITCSSPGGGGSYLFSLLLGGDVTLAISMTFISTVAATGFLPLSSAVYSRLLSIHETLHVPISKILGTLLFIAIPIAAGVVIRSKLPKFSQLLLHVIKPFSFVLLLGGLFLAYRMGVFILAGVRLPIVLVGLTVPLVGLLVGYCLATCLKLPAAQRRTVSIEVGVQNSLLALAMLQLSLRRLQADYASQAPFIVALSGTSEMLALVVGHLIYSSLCPVP is encoded by the exons ATGCAAAGCTGGACCAAGGCCTCCAGG CAGGctccctggagagagagaggacctgCCCCCCATCCCAGGACCCCCATCTCACCACCGTCCGCACGTAGGGTAGGCCAG GAAGAGCTCTGCCATCAAGGAGCACAGCACAGGGCCAGGCCCGGCCCATGGACCCTTCTCCGGACGGCCCAACGGCACCAGCGGGGCTGTTCTCCTAAGCCACAGAGGGCCTGGCCACACTGTACTCGGCGAAGAGCCATGGTGTTCAGGAGGGGCAGAAGCAGCTCCCAGCGGTGGCCTCGCCTGGGAGGGGGTGGCGGTTGCCGAGGCCCCCTAGGCATGCTCAGGGCTTCCTTGCTTCTGGCCAGCCTGCCTTTGGGGGCCAGGGGAACAGCTAGTGCCAGCCTCAGCACAGctctgggccacagggtgcccctGACAGGGGGCCGATACTTGAGCATTGGGGACGGCTCTGTGATGGAGTTTGAGTTCCCAGAGGAGAGCGAGGGCATCATTGTGATCTCGAGCCAGTACCCGGGCCAGGGCAACAGGACAGGGCCTGGCCCCATGCTGAGGGTCACCTCCCTCGACACGGAGGTGCTGACCATCAAGAAT CTCCTGGACCCCCATGAGGCCCCGCCCATGCTAATCGAGGAACGGAGAGATTTCCGCATCAAGGTCTCACCTGCCGAAGATGCTCCCGCCACCCTCGGCGCTGACCTGGTCCACTTCTCAGAGAACCCGATTCTCTACTTGCTCCTGCCTCTGATCTTTGTCAACAAGTGTTCATTTGGGTGCAAAGTGGAACTCGAGGTTCTGAAAGGGCTCCTGCAGAGCCCCCAGCCCGTGCTGCTGGGCCTCCTGGGCCAGTTTTTGGTCATGCCCTTCTATGCTTTCCTGATGGCCAAGGTCTTCGTGCTGCCCAAGGCCCTGGCTCTAGGCCTCATCATCACCTGCTCGTCACCCGGCGGCGGGGGGAGCTACCTCTTCAGCCTCCTCCTCGGAGGGGACGTCACCCTGGCCATCTCCATGACGTTCATCTCAACGGTGGCTGCCACCGGTTTCCTGCCGCTGTCCTCCGCCGTCTACAGCCGCCTGCTCAGCATCCACGAAACGCTCCACGTGCCCATCTCCAAGATCCTGGGGACCCTGCTATTCATCGCCATCCCCATAGCAGCCGGCGTGGTGATCAGGTCCAAGCTCCCCAAGTTCTCCCAGCTGCTGCTGCACGTCATCAAGCCTTTCAGCTTCGTGCTGCTCCTGGGTGGCCTCTTCCTGGCCTACCGCATGGGGGTCTTCATCCTGGCGGGTGTCAGGCTCCCTATCGTGCTGGTGGGCCTCACGGTGCCCCTGGTCGGCCTCCTGGTGGGCTACTGCCTGGCCACGTGCCTGAAGCTGCCGGCGGCACAGCGGCGGACGGTCAGCATTGAGGTAGGGGTCCAGAACAGCCTGCTGGCCTTGGCCATGCTGCAGCTGTCCCTCCGTCGCCTTCAAGCCGACTACGCCTCCCAGGCCCCCTTCATTGTAGCGCTGAGCGGCACCTCGGAGATGCTGGCCTTGGTTGTTGGCCACCTCATCTATAGCAGCCTGTGCCCAGTCCCCTGA
- the SLC10A3 gene encoding P3 protein isoform X4, with protein sequence MQSWTKASREELCHQGAQHRARPGPWTLLRTAQRHQRGCSPKPQRAWPHCTRRRAMVFRRGRSSSQRWPRLGGGGGCRGPLGMLRASLLLASLPLGARGTASASLSTALGHRVPLTGGRYLSIGDGSVMEFEFPEESEGIIVISSQYPGQGNRTGPGPMLRVTSLDTEVLTIKNLLDPHEAPPMLIEERRDFRIKVSPAEDAPATLGADLVHFSENPILYLLLPLIFVNKCSFGCKVELEVLKGLLQSPQPVLLGLLGQFLVMPFYAFLMAKVFVLPKALALGLIITCSSPGGGGSYLFSLLLGGDVTLAISMTFISTVAATGFLPLSSAVYSRLLSIHETLHVPISKILGTLLFIAIPIAAGVVIRSKLPKFSQLLLHVIKPFSFVLLLGGLFLAYRMGVFILAGVRLPIVLVGLTVPLVGLLVGYCLATCLKLPAAQRRTVSIEVGVQNSLLALAMLQLSLRRLQADYASQAPFIVALSGTSEMLALVVGHLIYSSLCPVP encoded by the exons ATGCAAAGCTGGACCAAGGCCTCCAGG GAAGAGCTCTGCCATCAAGGAGCACAGCACAGGGCCAGGCCCGGCCCATGGACCCTTCTCCGGACGGCCCAACGGCACCAGCGGGGCTGTTCTCCTAAGCCACAGAGGGCCTGGCCACACTGTACTCGGCGAAGAGCCATGGTGTTCAGGAGGGGCAGAAGCAGCTCCCAGCGGTGGCCTCGCCTGGGAGGGGGTGGCGGTTGCCGAGGCCCCCTAGGCATGCTCAGGGCTTCCTTGCTTCTGGCCAGCCTGCCTTTGGGGGCCAGGGGAACAGCTAGTGCCAGCCTCAGCACAGctctgggccacagggtgcccctGACAGGGGGCCGATACTTGAGCATTGGGGACGGCTCTGTGATGGAGTTTGAGTTCCCAGAGGAGAGCGAGGGCATCATTGTGATCTCGAGCCAGTACCCGGGCCAGGGCAACAGGACAGGGCCTGGCCCCATGCTGAGGGTCACCTCCCTCGACACGGAGGTGCTGACCATCAAGAAT CTCCTGGACCCCCATGAGGCCCCGCCCATGCTAATCGAGGAACGGAGAGATTTCCGCATCAAGGTCTCACCTGCCGAAGATGCTCCCGCCACCCTCGGCGCTGACCTGGTCCACTTCTCAGAGAACCCGATTCTCTACTTGCTCCTGCCTCTGATCTTTGTCAACAAGTGTTCATTTGGGTGCAAAGTGGAACTCGAGGTTCTGAAAGGGCTCCTGCAGAGCCCCCAGCCCGTGCTGCTGGGCCTCCTGGGCCAGTTTTTGGTCATGCCCTTCTATGCTTTCCTGATGGCCAAGGTCTTCGTGCTGCCCAAGGCCCTGGCTCTAGGCCTCATCATCACCTGCTCGTCACCCGGCGGCGGGGGGAGCTACCTCTTCAGCCTCCTCCTCGGAGGGGACGTCACCCTGGCCATCTCCATGACGTTCATCTCAACGGTGGCTGCCACCGGTTTCCTGCCGCTGTCCTCCGCCGTCTACAGCCGCCTGCTCAGCATCCACGAAACGCTCCACGTGCCCATCTCCAAGATCCTGGGGACCCTGCTATTCATCGCCATCCCCATAGCAGCCGGCGTGGTGATCAGGTCCAAGCTCCCCAAGTTCTCCCAGCTGCTGCTGCACGTCATCAAGCCTTTCAGCTTCGTGCTGCTCCTGGGTGGCCTCTTCCTGGCCTACCGCATGGGGGTCTTCATCCTGGCGGGTGTCAGGCTCCCTATCGTGCTGGTGGGCCTCACGGTGCCCCTGGTCGGCCTCCTGGTGGGCTACTGCCTGGCCACGTGCCTGAAGCTGCCGGCGGCACAGCGGCGGACGGTCAGCATTGAGGTAGGGGTCCAGAACAGCCTGCTGGCCTTGGCCATGCTGCAGCTGTCCCTCCGTCGCCTTCAAGCCGACTACGCCTCCCAGGCCCCCTTCATTGTAGCGCTGAGCGGCACCTCGGAGATGCTGGCCTTGGTTGTTGGCCACCTCATCTATAGCAGCCTGTGCCCAGTCCCCTGA
- the FAM3A gene encoding protein FAM3A isoform X1, producing the protein MRLAGPLRIVALIVTVGLTWIVVSILLGGPGSGFPRIQQLFSSPENSATAEPRARKYKCGLPQPCPEEHLAFRMVSGAANVIGPKICLEDKMLMSSVKDNVGRGLNIALVNGVSGELIEARAFDMWAGDVNDLLKFIRPLHEGTLVFVASYDDPATKMNEETRKLFSDLGSKNVKDLAFRDSWVFVGAKGVQNKSPFEQHVKNSKHTNKYEGWPEALEMEGCIPRRTTAG; encoded by the exons ATGAGGTTGGCAG GCCCCCTCCGCATTGTGGCCCTGATTGTCACCGTGGGCCTCACCTGGATCGTGGTCAGCATTCTCCTAGGTGGGCCTGGCAGTGGCTTTCCTCGTATCCAGCAACTCTTCTCCA GCCCAGAGAACTCAGCGACTGCAG AGCCACGAGCCAGGAAGTACAAATGCGGCCTGCCCCAGCCATGTCCCGAGGAGCACCTGGCCTTCCGCATGGTCAGCGGGGCCGCCAATGTCATCGGACCAAAGATCTGCCTCGAAGACAAGAT GCTCATGAGCAGTGTCAAGGACAACGTGGGCCGTGGACTGAACATCGCCCTGGTGAACG GGGTCAGCGGTGAGCTCATCGAAGCCCGGGCCTTTGACATGTGGGCAGGAG ATGTCAACGATCTGCTGAAGTTTATTCGGCCACTGCATGAAGGTACCCTGGTGTTTGTGGCATCGTACGACGACCCAGCCACCAA GATGAACGAGGAGACCAGGAAGCTTTTCAGTGATCTGGGCAGCAAGAATGTGAAGGACCTGGCCTTCCGGGACAGCTGGGTGTTTGTGGGGGCCAAGGGCGTGCAGAACAAGAGCCCCTTTGAGCAG CACGTGAAGAACAGTAAGCACACCAATAAGTACGAAGGCTGGCCCGAGGCCCTGGAGATGGAAGGCTGCATCCCCAGGAGGACGACGGCTGGCTAG
- the UBL4A gene encoding ubiquitin-like protein 4A produces the protein MQLTVKALQGRECSLQVSEDEPVSTLKHLVSEKLNVPVRQQRLLFKGKALADGKRLSDYSVGPNSKLNLVVKPLEKVLLEESAARRLAEAPPPPPPAWQLISKVLARHFSAADASRVLDQLQRDYERSLNRLTLDDIERLASRFLHPEVTEAMEKGFSK, from the exons ATGCAGCTGACGGTGAAAGCGCTCCAGGGCCGTGAGTGCAGCCTGCAG GTGTCGGAGGACGAGCCGGTGTCCACGCTGAAACATCTGGTCTCCGAGAAGCTGAACGTCCCGGTGCGCCAGCAGCGGCTGCTGTTCAAGGGCAAGGCCCTGGCAG ATGGGAAAAGACTCTCCGATTACAGCGTTGGGCCCAATTCCAAGCTCAACCTAGTGGTCAAACCTCTGGAGAAGGTGTTACTGGAAGAAAGCGCTGCCCGGAGACTGGCCGAGGCCCCGCCGCCACCCCCACCGGCCTGGCAGCTGATCTCCAAAGTCTTGGCCCGCCACTTCAGCGCGGCAGATGCCAGCAGAGTCCTGGATCAACTACAGAGG GATTACGAGAGGTCCCTGAACCGCCTGACGCTGGATGACATCGAACGCTTGGCTAGCCGCTTTCTGCACCCCGAAGTAACTGAAGCCATGGAGAAGGGGTTCTCCAAATAA
- the SLC10A3 gene encoding P3 protein isoform X5, which produces MVFRRGRSSSQRWPRLGGGGGCRGPLGMLRASLLLASLPLGARGTASASLSTALGHRVPLTGGRYLSIGDGSVMEFEFPEESEGIIVISSQYPGQGNRTGPGPMLRVTSLDTEVLTIKNVSAITWGGGGGFVVSIHSGLPGLAPLLIQLLDPHEAPPMLIEERRDFRIKVSPAEDAPATLGADLVHFSENPILYLLLPLIFVNKCSFGCKVELEVLKGLLQSPQPVLLGLLGQFLVMPFYAFLMAKVFVLPKALALGLIITCSSPGGGGSYLFSLLLGGDVTLAISMTFISTVAATGFLPLSSAVYSRLLSIHETLHVPISKILGTLLFIAIPIAAGVVIRSKLPKFSQLLLHVIKPFSFVLLLGGLFLAYRMGVFILAGVRLPIVLVGLTVPLVGLLVGYCLATCLKLPAAQRRTVSIEVGVQNSLLALAMLQLSLRRLQADYASQAPFIVALSGTSEMLALVVGHLIYSSLCPVP; this is translated from the coding sequence ATGGTGTTCAGGAGGGGCAGAAGCAGCTCCCAGCGGTGGCCTCGCCTGGGAGGGGGTGGCGGTTGCCGAGGCCCCCTAGGCATGCTCAGGGCTTCCTTGCTTCTGGCCAGCCTGCCTTTGGGGGCCAGGGGAACAGCTAGTGCCAGCCTCAGCACAGctctgggccacagggtgcccctGACAGGGGGCCGATACTTGAGCATTGGGGACGGCTCTGTGATGGAGTTTGAGTTCCCAGAGGAGAGCGAGGGCATCATTGTGATCTCGAGCCAGTACCCGGGCCAGGGCAACAGGACAGGGCCTGGCCCCATGCTGAGGGTCACCTCCCTCGACACGGAGGTGCTGACCATCAAGAATGTGAGTGCCATCAcctggggcggtgggggcggcTTCGTGGTGAGCATCCACTCGGGCCTGCCTGGGCTAGCCCCGCTCCTCATTCAGCTCCTGGACCCCCATGAGGCCCCGCCCATGCTAATCGAGGAACGGAGAGATTTCCGCATCAAGGTCTCACCTGCCGAAGATGCTCCCGCCACCCTCGGCGCTGACCTGGTCCACTTCTCAGAGAACCCGATTCTCTACTTGCTCCTGCCTCTGATCTTTGTCAACAAGTGTTCATTTGGGTGCAAAGTGGAACTCGAGGTTCTGAAAGGGCTCCTGCAGAGCCCCCAGCCCGTGCTGCTGGGCCTCCTGGGCCAGTTTTTGGTCATGCCCTTCTATGCTTTCCTGATGGCCAAGGTCTTCGTGCTGCCCAAGGCCCTGGCTCTAGGCCTCATCATCACCTGCTCGTCACCCGGCGGCGGGGGGAGCTACCTCTTCAGCCTCCTCCTCGGAGGGGACGTCACCCTGGCCATCTCCATGACGTTCATCTCAACGGTGGCTGCCACCGGTTTCCTGCCGCTGTCCTCCGCCGTCTACAGCCGCCTGCTCAGCATCCACGAAACGCTCCACGTGCCCATCTCCAAGATCCTGGGGACCCTGCTATTCATCGCCATCCCCATAGCAGCCGGCGTGGTGATCAGGTCCAAGCTCCCCAAGTTCTCCCAGCTGCTGCTGCACGTCATCAAGCCTTTCAGCTTCGTGCTGCTCCTGGGTGGCCTCTTCCTGGCCTACCGCATGGGGGTCTTCATCCTGGCGGGTGTCAGGCTCCCTATCGTGCTGGTGGGCCTCACGGTGCCCCTGGTCGGCCTCCTGGTGGGCTACTGCCTGGCCACGTGCCTGAAGCTGCCGGCGGCACAGCGGCGGACGGTCAGCATTGAGGTAGGGGTCCAGAACAGCCTGCTGGCCTTGGCCATGCTGCAGCTGTCCCTCCGTCGCCTTCAAGCCGACTACGCCTCCCAGGCCCCCTTCATTGTAGCGCTGAGCGGCACCTCGGAGATGCTGGCCTTGGTTGTTGGCCACCTCATCTATAGCAGCCTGTGCCCAGTCCCCTGA
- the SLC10A3 gene encoding P3 protein isoform X2 — protein sequence MQSWTKASREELCHQGAQHRARPGPWTLLRTAQRHQRGCSPKPQRAWPHCTRRRAMVFRRGRSSSQRWPRLGGGGGCRGPLGMLRASLLLASLPLGARGTASASLSTALGHRVPLTGGRYLSIGDGSVMEFEFPEESEGIIVISSQYPGQGNRTGPGPMLRVTSLDTEVLTIKNVSAITWGGGGGFVVSIHSGLPGLAPLLIQLLDPHEAPPMLIEERRDFRIKVSPAEDAPATLGADLVHFSENPILYLLLPLIFVNKCSFGCKVELEVLKGLLQSPQPVLLGLLGQFLVMPFYAFLMAKVFVLPKALALGLIITCSSPGGGGSYLFSLLLGGDVTLAISMTFISTVAATGFLPLSSAVYSRLLSIHETLHVPISKILGTLLFIAIPIAAGVVIRSKLPKFSQLLLHVIKPFSFVLLLGGLFLAYRMGVFILAGVRLPIVLVGLTVPLVGLLVGYCLATCLKLPAAQRRTVSIEVGVQNSLLALAMLQLSLRRLQADYASQAPFIVALSGTSEMLALVVGHLIYSSLCPVP from the exons ATGCAAAGCTGGACCAAGGCCTCCAGG GAAGAGCTCTGCCATCAAGGAGCACAGCACAGGGCCAGGCCCGGCCCATGGACCCTTCTCCGGACGGCCCAACGGCACCAGCGGGGCTGTTCTCCTAAGCCACAGAGGGCCTGGCCACACTGTACTCGGCGAAGAGCCATGGTGTTCAGGAGGGGCAGAAGCAGCTCCCAGCGGTGGCCTCGCCTGGGAGGGGGTGGCGGTTGCCGAGGCCCCCTAGGCATGCTCAGGGCTTCCTTGCTTCTGGCCAGCCTGCCTTTGGGGGCCAGGGGAACAGCTAGTGCCAGCCTCAGCACAGctctgggccacagggtgcccctGACAGGGGGCCGATACTTGAGCATTGGGGACGGCTCTGTGATGGAGTTTGAGTTCCCAGAGGAGAGCGAGGGCATCATTGTGATCTCGAGCCAGTACCCGGGCCAGGGCAACAGGACAGGGCCTGGCCCCATGCTGAGGGTCACCTCCCTCGACACGGAGGTGCTGACCATCAAGAATGTGAGTGCCATCAcctggggcggtgggggcggcTTCGTGGTGAGCATCCACTCGGGCCTGCCTGGGCTAGCCCCGCTCCTCATTCAGCTCCTGGACCCCCATGAGGCCCCGCCCATGCTAATCGAGGAACGGAGAGATTTCCGCATCAAGGTCTCACCTGCCGAAGATGCTCCCGCCACCCTCGGCGCTGACCTGGTCCACTTCTCAGAGAACCCGATTCTCTACTTGCTCCTGCCTCTGATCTTTGTCAACAAGTGTTCATTTGGGTGCAAAGTGGAACTCGAGGTTCTGAAAGGGCTCCTGCAGAGCCCCCAGCCCGTGCTGCTGGGCCTCCTGGGCCAGTTTTTGGTCATGCCCTTCTATGCTTTCCTGATGGCCAAGGTCTTCGTGCTGCCCAAGGCCCTGGCTCTAGGCCTCATCATCACCTGCTCGTCACCCGGCGGCGGGGGGAGCTACCTCTTCAGCCTCCTCCTCGGAGGGGACGTCACCCTGGCCATCTCCATGACGTTCATCTCAACGGTGGCTGCCACCGGTTTCCTGCCGCTGTCCTCCGCCGTCTACAGCCGCCTGCTCAGCATCCACGAAACGCTCCACGTGCCCATCTCCAAGATCCTGGGGACCCTGCTATTCATCGCCATCCCCATAGCAGCCGGCGTGGTGATCAGGTCCAAGCTCCCCAAGTTCTCCCAGCTGCTGCTGCACGTCATCAAGCCTTTCAGCTTCGTGCTGCTCCTGGGTGGCCTCTTCCTGGCCTACCGCATGGGGGTCTTCATCCTGGCGGGTGTCAGGCTCCCTATCGTGCTGGTGGGCCTCACGGTGCCCCTGGTCGGCCTCCTGGTGGGCTACTGCCTGGCCACGTGCCTGAAGCTGCCGGCGGCACAGCGGCGGACGGTCAGCATTGAGGTAGGGGTCCAGAACAGCCTGCTGGCCTTGGCCATGCTGCAGCTGTCCCTCCGTCGCCTTCAAGCCGACTACGCCTCCCAGGCCCCCTTCATTGTAGCGCTGAGCGGCACCTCGGAGATGCTGGCCTTGGTTGTTGGCCACCTCATCTATAGCAGCCTGTGCCCAGTCCCCTGA